One segment of Manihot esculenta cultivar AM560-2 chromosome 4, M.esculenta_v8, whole genome shotgun sequence DNA contains the following:
- the LOC110613258 gene encoding uncharacterized protein LOC110613258 → MCNLSRAWSLPFLVAAVAAIIKAVIITYPIHLSQSQIFTIAAHEHGLYLSLSPYNFITASKEQIVLDTTRSICFFQYLNIFGLKEMSSRTSVKRQHEESSPPSVKESDRVRDDTYKISIKPVSDKEVNYLYIPISYYILNPIEKRHEGLKPYDIANYYTEHHSAIPFIPKAFDYYKVILAETGSVEIAPTERTGHQWAYSKFIIKNIITSEEWGDSLFKQRELRYGKPIWYSYFDYIQAWTGALLYENRQRKFSWFIQFQLEKEIKEFPP, encoded by the exons atgtgCAATCTCTCACGAGCGTGGAGTTTACCTTTCCTGGTCGCCGCCGTCGCTGCCATTATTAAAGCAGTAATAATCACATATCCTATCCATTTGTCTCAATCGCAGATTTTCACCATCGCAGCTCACGAGCATGGATTGTACCTGTCCTTGTCTCCTTACAATTTTATTACAGCATCAAAG GAGCAAATTGTTCTTGATACGACAAGGTCAATTTGCTTTTTCCAATATTTAAATATCTTCGGATTGAAG GAAATGAGTTCAAGGACTTCGGTCAAAAGGCAGCATGAGGAATCATCACCTCCATCAGTTAAAGAATCGGATCGGGTTAGAGATGATACTTATAAAATAAGCATTAAACCTGTAAGTGATAAGGAGGTAAACTATCTCTACATTCCTATCAGCTATTATATTTTGAATCCTATTGAAAAGAGACATGAAGGCTTAAAGCCTTATGACATAGCTAATTATTACACTGAACATCATTCTGCAATCCCATTTATACCTAAGGCTTTTGATTATTATAAAGTCATATTAGCAGAAACTGGATCTGTAGAAATCGCACCTACAGAGAGAACTGGGCACCAATGGGCTTACAGTAAgttcattattaaaaatattataaccaGTGAAGAATGGGGTGATTCTCTCTTTAAACAAAGAGAGTTGAGATATGGGAAGCCCATATGGTATAGTTATTTTGACTATATTCAGGCCTGGACCGGAGCGCTCTTGTACGAGAACAGACAAAGAAAGTTTAGCTGGTTCATTCagtttcaactagaaaaggaaaTTAAAGAATTTCCTCCCTGA